In the Apteryx mantelli isolate bAptMan1 chromosome 1, bAptMan1.hap1, whole genome shotgun sequence genome, one interval contains:
- the RAB30 gene encoding ras-related protein Rab-30 — MSMEDYDFLFKIVLIGNAGVGKTCLVRRFTQGLFPPGQGATIGVDFMIKTVEINGEKVKLQIWDTAGQERFRSITQSYYRSANALILTYDITCEESFRCLPEWLREIEQYASNKVITVLVGNKIDLADKREVSQQRAAEFSEAQDMYYLETSAKESDNVEKLFLDLACRLISEARQNTLVNNVASPLPGEGKSISYLTCCNFN, encoded by the exons ATGAGTATGGAAGATTATGATTTCCTcttcaaaattgttttaattgGCAACGCCGGTGTGGGGAAGACCTGCTTAGTCCGCCGCTTCACTCAG GGGCTTTTCCCACCAGGTCAAGGAGCCACGATTGGGGTTGACTTTATGATTAAAACCGTGGAGATCAATGGTGAAAAAGTAAAG CTGCAGATCTGGGACACGGCAGGACAAGAGCGATTCCGGTCCATAACGCAGAGTTACTATCGCAGCGCCAACGCGTTAATACTGACCTATGACATAACCTGCGAGGAGTCCTTCCGATGTCTTCCCGAGTGGCTGAGAGAAATAGAGCAGTACGCCAGCAATAAGGTCATAACCGTGCTAGTCG GTAATAAGATTGATTTAGCTGATAAGAGGGAAGTCTCCCAACAAAGAGCTGCAGAATTTTCCGAAGCGCAAGACATGTACTATCTGGAAACCTCTGCAAAAGAATCAGATAACGTGGAAAAACTCTTCCTGGACTTAGCTTGTCGGTTGATCAGTGAGGCACGACAGAACACCCTTGTGAACAATGTGGCATCCCCGTTACCAGGAGAGGGGAAAAGCATCAGCTATTTGACTTGCTGTAATTTTAATTAA